From the genome of Halodesulfovibrio sp. MK-HDV, one region includes:
- the phnD gene encoding phosphate/phosphite/phosphonate ABC transporter substrate-binding protein, which produces MELNKQGQPGYTGIIIVRKDSDMKKLADIKGHVFAFTDPNSTSGYLVPNVLFARDMNVKPKNFFKQVKFSGSHGASILSVKNKGVEVAATNNIDLDRMIEKGQVSMNDFRILWRSELIPGAPMAARSDLPESLKAAFAGAMLMFNADKAGIEKLQNGGYQFTNDTSYDIVRYLKRLKKELAAK; this is translated from the coding sequence ATGGAACTGAACAAACAAGGTCAGCCAGGCTACACCGGCATCATCATTGTTCGCAAAGATTCTGACATGAAAAAACTCGCCGACATCAAAGGCCACGTTTTCGCCTTCACAGATCCTAACTCCACCTCCGGCTACCTTGTTCCAAACGTACTATTTGCCCGCGACATGAACGTTAAGCCTAAAAACTTCTTCAAACAGGTCAAATTTTCCGGCTCTCACGGGGCTTCTATCCTCTCAGTAAAAAACAAAGGTGTTGAAGTAGCAGCCACAAACAATATCGATCTCGATCGCATGATTGAAAAAGGTCAGGTCTCCATGAATGACTTCCGCATTCTGTGGCGCTCAGAGCTTATCCCGGGTGCTCCAATGGCTGCTCGCAGCGACCTTCCTGAAAGCCTTAAAGCTGCCTTTGCAGGCGCAATGCTCATGTTCAACGCCGACAAAGCCGGTATCGAAAAATTACAGAACGGTGGCTACCAGTTCACCAACGACACTAGCTACGACATCGTGCGCTACTTAAAACGCCTGAAAAAAGAGCTCGCAGCCAAGTAG
- the phnE gene encoding phosphonate ABC transporter, permease protein PhnE, with amino-acid sequence MTDVTLNQLTPRKSLGQKALLGTLSVLFVAVLSITYIWCGIDPIKLYEKRQNAAEYLFGHDVTASDKDAAMAQAKRLPAIIVRQEAMTEVRNRMKASGSTDFTEMARQGDELAKQRIATLDPVTQQAIVEEEYARVLDEKRGGFFPPEMRTGPLLEYTKALVETLAIAIWGTLIAFVVSIPASMFAARNTLKIIIPGSSPVRKKLRHTIQFSMRRLLDFCRGFNEFVMALIFVAVIGLGPYAGVLALAIHSFGILSKVFSEGIEAIEPGQVEAVEASGSSSIQTIAFSVLPQIMPLIASYSLLRFETNVRSATILGFVGAGGLGFLIFDKLNGYLYREVCTMMIMVILMVTVIDYLCGKIRRKFV; translated from the coding sequence ATGACAGATGTAACGTTAAATCAACTCACTCCTCGAAAATCCCTCGGACAGAAGGCACTTCTAGGAACCCTGAGTGTACTTTTTGTGGCAGTACTCTCCATCACCTATATCTGGTGTGGAATTGATCCCATAAAATTGTATGAAAAGCGTCAGAATGCTGCGGAATATCTTTTCGGACACGATGTAACAGCAAGCGACAAAGACGCTGCCATGGCACAGGCAAAGCGTCTTCCAGCCATTATCGTCCGCCAAGAAGCCATGACAGAGGTACGCAACAGGATGAAAGCATCCGGTAGTACGGATTTTACCGAGATGGCGCGCCAAGGAGATGAACTGGCTAAGCAGCGCATAGCGACTCTTGATCCAGTGACGCAGCAGGCCATTGTTGAAGAAGAATATGCACGAGTGCTTGATGAAAAACGCGGTGGGTTTTTCCCGCCGGAAATGCGCACAGGCCCCCTTCTTGAATACACAAAAGCACTTGTAGAAACACTTGCCATTGCTATTTGGGGAACACTGATCGCCTTTGTGGTATCCATTCCGGCATCCATGTTTGCAGCGCGAAATACACTAAAAATCATTATTCCGGGCAGCTCTCCGGTTCGAAAGAAACTGCGCCATACTATTCAGTTTTCCATGCGCCGCTTACTGGATTTTTGCCGAGGCTTTAACGAGTTCGTCATGGCGCTGATCTTCGTCGCCGTTATCGGTCTTGGCCCTTATGCAGGGGTGCTTGCACTGGCTATCCACTCTTTCGGCATCCTCAGCAAAGTGTTCAGTGAAGGCATTGAAGCCATTGAACCGGGACAGGTTGAAGCTGTTGAAGCCAGCGGTTCAAGTTCCATCCAGACCATTGCATTTTCAGTACTGCCGCAAATTATGCCCCTCATCGCCAGTTACAGCCTGCTCCGTTTTGAAACAAACGTCCGCAGTGCTACTATCCTCGGTTTTGTAGGCGCAGGCGGCCTTGGATTCCTTATCTTCGATAAACTCAACGGCTACCTGTATCGCGAAGTCTGCACCATGATGATTATGGTCATTCTTATGGTTACAGTAATCGACTATCTTTGCGGTAAAATTCGCAGGAAATTTGTCTAG
- the phnF gene encoding phosphonate metabolism transcriptional regulator PhnF, with protein sequence MKHQGNETGRQKLIRAQGVTLWHQIQSALEKELFEGAYPAGEKLPTEKQLAERFNVNRHTVRQALAELVRKELIVVEQGRGAFARRDKLEYFLARRVRFRENLLRQSKVPSEELLKHDVVSADSVCAKALCLRPTASLVRLRSVGRADAYPLCCTTQYFPQERFPAFADIYAETRSVTATFHALGVSDYVRKSTRIMAKVADAEEARILTLSRHSPVMVVESVNIDSEGTPVEYSVCVWAADRIQFVIDSD encoded by the coding sequence ATGAAACATCAGGGAAACGAAACTGGGCGGCAAAAGCTTATTCGCGCACAAGGGGTGACTCTTTGGCATCAGATTCAGTCTGCGCTTGAGAAGGAACTGTTTGAAGGCGCGTATCCTGCCGGAGAAAAGCTGCCTACGGAGAAGCAGCTTGCGGAGAGGTTTAATGTGAACCGCCATACGGTGCGTCAGGCGCTGGCTGAATTGGTACGTAAAGAGCTGATTGTTGTTGAACAGGGGCGCGGTGCATTTGCGCGTAGGGACAAGCTTGAATATTTCCTTGCCCGCCGTGTCCGGTTTCGTGAAAACCTGTTGCGGCAGAGTAAGGTTCCTAGCGAAGAATTGCTGAAGCATGATGTGGTTTCTGCGGATTCTGTTTGCGCTAAAGCGTTGTGTCTTCGTCCCACTGCATCCCTCGTTCGGTTGCGTTCTGTGGGCAGAGCGGATGCATACCCGCTGTGCTGCACGACACAATATTTTCCGCAGGAGAGGTTTCCCGCCTTTGCCGATATCTACGCGGAGACTCGGTCTGTTACCGCAACCTTCCATGCCCTCGGTGTTTCCGATTATGTTCGAAAATCTACCCGAATAATGGCGAAGGTGGCAGATGCGGAAGAGGCGCGTATTCTTACATTGAGTCGTCATAGTCCTGTCATGGTGGTGGAGTCCGTTAACATTGATAGCGAGGGGACTCCCGTTGAATACAGTGTCTGCGTATGGGCTGCCGACCGGATTCAATTTGTTATCGATTCTGACTAG
- the phnG gene encoding phosphonate C-P lyase system protein PhnG, whose product MNQIPIENRQHWMSVLARTPLADIQAAWGTVSDKPEYTFLRQPETGLVMIHARTNGSGSPFSMGEMTLTRCAVTINNTVGHAYIAGRDKHHAELAAVFDGLLQDPTHNALLTETVIAPLEQKLTEQQQIKAKQVASTRVDFFTMVRGED is encoded by the coding sequence ATGAACCAGATACCAATTGAAAATAGACAACATTGGATGAGCGTCCTTGCTCGTACGCCACTTGCAGATATCCAGGCTGCGTGGGGAACAGTATCAGATAAACCGGAATACACGTTCCTGCGTCAACCGGAGACGGGCTTAGTCATGATTCACGCTCGTACAAATGGCAGCGGCAGCCCCTTCAGCATGGGAGAAATGACACTCACCCGCTGTGCTGTGACAATAAACAACACTGTCGGGCACGCATACATTGCAGGGCGCGACAAGCACCATGCAGAACTGGCAGCAGTCTTTGACGGCCTGCTTCAAGACCCTACGCACAATGCGCTACTGACAGAAACCGTCATCGCACCACTTGAACAAAAGCTCACGGAGCAGCAGCAAATCAAAGCAAAGCAAGTTGCCTCCACCCGTGTAGACTTTTTCACCATGGTTCGCGGGGAGGACTAG
- the phnH gene encoding phosphonate C-P lyase system protein PhnH, with protein MNSQQILSGFINPVHNSQQWYRVILDAMSRPGKVCIPVSTEAFPQAPESCNKTTAAIALTLFDNDTAIWLQSEEKSLPCWLKFHCGCALTDKAEAATFALIIDGNNLPDLTLFAIGTSEFPDRSTTLVIQVESLAEGDTVELSGAGIATTTTLRISGLHESFWKTQAENTALFPQGFDTILAAPDGVACIPRTTTIRRQKPCM; from the coding sequence ATGAACAGCCAACAGATTCTTTCCGGTTTCATTAATCCGGTACACAACAGCCAGCAATGGTATCGAGTCATTCTAGACGCCATGTCCCGACCGGGTAAGGTGTGTATCCCTGTATCCACGGAAGCATTCCCGCAGGCTCCAGAGTCTTGCAACAAAACTACAGCAGCCATTGCGCTCACTCTGTTCGATAATGACACCGCAATCTGGCTTCAATCTGAAGAAAAAAGTCTCCCGTGCTGGCTGAAGTTCCATTGCGGATGCGCACTTACAGACAAAGCAGAAGCTGCAACCTTTGCCCTGATTATTGACGGGAACAACCTACCGGATCTTACACTCTTTGCCATTGGCACTTCTGAATTCCCTGACAGGTCAACCACGCTAGTCATTCAGGTTGAATCCCTTGCAGAAGGTGACACCGTAGAACTTTCAGGGGCGGGAATAGCCACGACTACAACGTTGCGAATTTCAGGGCTTCATGAATCATTCTGGAAAACGCAGGCTGAAAACACGGCTCTATTTCCACAAGGTTTTGATACCATACTGGCAGCCCCCGACGGGGTCGCCTGCATTCCACGTACAACAACCATCCGGAGGCAGAAACCATGTATGTAG
- a CDS encoding carbon-phosphorus lyase complex subunit PhnI — translation MYVAVKGGEKAIANAHQYLAAERRGDTALPELTVSQIKEQMRLAVDRVMTEGSLYDLDLAALALKQSRGDSIEAIFLLRAYRTTLPRFYTSTPLNTSAMQITRRISAAFKDMPGGQMLGPTFDYTHRLLDFSLADDATHNEFPPPTSIEEVSTNPNEETPRILDFLQSDGLVEGVGDTESSQVGDITREPLELPAGRDIRLQKLTRADEGFVLAMGYSTQRGFKNSGGHPFAGEIRSGSVAVEIIPEELGFPITIGDITVTESEIVSIYDGSEETPPQFSRGYGITFGSGERKAISMALVDRALRCNELKEDIIAPAQDEEFVLMHSDNIEATGFVEHLKLPHHVDFQSELDILRRLRSNWTANKAKREATEMAASQTQSQVSQQTSSKASAEDSAKPSQHEPPQVPAQTVPHSDQYKNPAVKGAA, via the coding sequence ATGTATGTAGCTGTCAAAGGCGGCGAGAAAGCCATCGCCAACGCCCATCAATACCTTGCTGCGGAACGACGTGGTGACACAGCGCTTCCGGAGCTTACCGTTTCACAAATTAAAGAGCAGATGCGTCTGGCTGTCGACAGAGTCATGACAGAAGGCTCTCTGTATGATCTTGATCTGGCAGCCCTTGCGCTCAAGCAATCGCGTGGTGACAGCATCGAAGCAATATTTTTGCTCCGTGCTTACCGCACCACCCTGCCGCGCTTCTATACATCCACCCCGCTCAACACATCTGCAATGCAGATTACACGCCGCATTTCAGCAGCGTTCAAAGATATGCCGGGCGGGCAAATGCTCGGGCCTACATTCGACTACACGCATCGCCTTCTGGACTTCAGCCTTGCTGATGATGCAACGCACAATGAATTTCCACCACCAACTAGCATCGAAGAAGTTTCAACAAACCCGAATGAAGAGACACCACGCATTCTAGACTTCCTCCAAAGTGACGGACTCGTGGAAGGTGTCGGCGATACTGAATCGAGCCAAGTTGGAGACATAACCCGCGAACCATTGGAACTGCCTGCTGGTCGAGATATCAGATTACAAAAGCTCACACGAGCAGATGAAGGCTTTGTGCTGGCAATGGGCTACTCGACCCAACGTGGCTTTAAAAACTCCGGTGGTCATCCCTTTGCGGGAGAAATTCGCTCAGGGAGCGTAGCAGTTGAAATTATTCCTGAAGAGTTGGGCTTTCCCATCACAATCGGGGACATCACTGTTACCGAAAGCGAGATTGTTTCCATTTACGACGGGTCGGAAGAAACGCCGCCGCAGTTCTCACGCGGCTACGGTATCACCTTCGGCAGTGGAGAGCGAAAAGCTATTTCCATGGCACTTGTTGATCGGGCGCTGCGTTGTAACGAATTGAAGGAAGACATCATTGCCCCTGCGCAGGACGAAGAGTTTGTTCTTATGCACAGTGACAACATCGAAGCAACTGGTTTTGTAGAGCACTTAAAGCTGCCGCACCATGTTGATTTTCAGAGTGAGTTGGACATCCTGCGCCGCTTACGAAGCAACTGGACAGCTAACAAAGCCAAACGCGAAGCCACAGAAATGGCGGCATCACAAACGCAATCTCAGGTGTCACAACAGACATCATCAAAAGCGTCAGCAGAAGATTCAGCAAAGCCATCCCAGCATGAGCCACCTCAGGTTCCAGCGCAGACTGTCCCGCACTCAGATCAATATAAAAACCCCGCTGTAAAAGGGGCTGCATAA
- a CDS encoding alpha-D-ribose 1-methylphosphonate 5-phosphate C-P-lyase PhnJ has translation MTENSQPKQPPLEQGYNFAFLDEQTKRMVRRATLKAVAIPGYQVPFASREMPMPYGWGTGGIQLTASIIGKQDTLKVTDQGADDTTNAVSIRSFFQRTTGVVTTEETADATLIQTRHRIPEQQLTEDQILIYQVPIPEPLRWMEPREMETRKMHAHEEYGVMHVKLYEDIAHHGHIATSFDYPVQVADRYIMSPSPIPKFDNPKMHNSPALQVFGAGREQRIYAIPPYTKVHSLDFEDHPFTVQSWDEVCGLCGAEDSYLDEIILDNAGNRMFVCSDSDYCQKRLAAGHVGAMSAPTPSPAATTTDTNKELKNA, from the coding sequence GTGACGGAAAATTCTCAGCCCAAACAGCCACCGCTTGAACAAGGCTACAACTTTGCGTTCCTCGACGAACAGACAAAACGAATGGTACGCCGCGCCACTTTGAAAGCCGTAGCAATCCCCGGATATCAGGTTCCGTTTGCTAGCAGAGAAATGCCGATGCCGTATGGATGGGGAACCGGAGGCATTCAACTTACTGCATCCATAATCGGAAAGCAGGACACGCTAAAAGTTACCGATCAGGGTGCGGACGATACAACAAATGCTGTTTCTATCCGCAGCTTTTTTCAGCGAACAACCGGTGTTGTAACTACTGAAGAAACGGCTGACGCTACCCTCATTCAAACCCGACATCGCATTCCTGAACAACAGCTGACAGAAGATCAAATTCTCATCTACCAAGTGCCTATTCCAGAACCGCTACGTTGGATGGAGCCACGCGAAATGGAAACACGGAAAATGCATGCTCACGAAGAATACGGCGTCATGCACGTTAAGTTGTACGAGGATATTGCACACCACGGACACATTGCCACAAGCTTTGATTATCCCGTGCAGGTTGCTGATCGCTATATTATGAGTCCATCTCCTATCCCGAAATTCGACAACCCGAAAATGCACAACAGTCCAGCGCTGCAAGTTTTCGGTGCAGGACGCGAGCAGAGAATCTACGCAATACCGCCCTACACAAAGGTGCACAGTCTCGATTTTGAAGATCACCCGTTCACTGTACAATCGTGGGACGAAGTATGCGGACTCTGCGGCGCAGAAGACAGTTACCTTGATGAAATCATCCTCGATAATGCAGGGAACCGAATGTTTGTTTGCTCCGACAGTGACTATTGCCAGAAGCGACTCGCAGCAGGCCATGTTGGGGCAATGTCAGCGCCAACACCTTCCCCCGCCGCAACGACCACCGACACAAACAAGGAGTTGAAGAATGCATAA
- the phnK gene encoding phosphonate C-P lyase system protein PhnK gives MHNLRSISTTDANIQAAAVSNTLLETEEQPLLSVEGLSKYYGDRAGCLNVSFDLYPGEIIGIVGESGSGKSTLLNCISGRLSPTYGAVNYLQKSGDLCDIHSAPEHLRRMLMRTEWGYVHQHPRDGLRNNVSAGANIGERLMGVGMRHYGNIRSKASTWLDRVEISQDRMDDLPRTFSGGMQQRLQIARNLVSNPRLIFMDEPTGGLDVSVQARLLDLLRELVADMGLAVVIVTHDLAVARILAHRLMVMRGGHVVESGLTDQVLDDPHHDYTQLLVSSILQV, from the coding sequence ATGCATAACCTTCGTTCCATCTCCACTACCGACGCAAACATTCAAGCCGCTGCAGTTTCGAACACGCTTCTTGAAACAGAAGAACAGCCGCTCCTTTCCGTTGAAGGACTCAGCAAATATTACGGCGACAGAGCGGGCTGCCTGAATGTTTCTTTTGACCTCTATCCCGGTGAAATTATCGGCATCGTAGGTGAATCCGGTTCAGGAAAATCCACACTGCTTAACTGCATTTCAGGAAGGCTCAGCCCCACGTACGGTGCTGTGAATTACCTGCAAAAAAGTGGCGACCTGTGCGATATTCATTCTGCACCCGAACATCTCAGGCGTATGCTTATGCGTACAGAATGGGGCTACGTACATCAGCATCCACGCGACGGCCTCCGCAACAATGTCAGCGCAGGCGCTAACATCGGGGAACGCCTCATGGGTGTGGGAATGCGCCATTACGGCAACATTCGTTCAAAGGCTTCAACATGGCTTGATCGAGTTGAAATTTCTCAAGACAGAATGGACGACCTGCCGAGAACATTTTCCGGCGGCATGCAGCAACGATTGCAGATTGCCCGCAACCTTGTTTCCAACCCGCGCCTTATCTTTATGGATGAACCGACAGGCGGGCTGGATGTTTCTGTGCAGGCACGACTTCTCGATCTTCTACGAGAGCTTGTGGCAGATATGGGACTTGCGGTTGTTATCGTGACGCATGACCTCGCCGTGGCGCGAATACTGGCTCATCGGCTCATGGTTATGCGCGGCGGACACGTGGTGGAATCCGGCTTAACTGATCAGGTCCTTGATGATCCGCATCACGACTACACGCAACTTCTGGTGTCCTCAATCTTACAAGTCTAG
- the phnL gene encoding phosphonate C-P lyase system protein PhnL translates to MTVMIDVQNACKNFVLHNQNGTTISVFENLSLQVHAGECVALYGQSGAGKSTLLRSLYANYKPISGAINIRHREQMIDIVSAPPRKVLEMRKHSIGYVSQFLRVIPRVSAVNIVAGARKELTGNMDDALEKAGTLLKRLNIPERLWNVAPATFSGGEQQRVNIARGFAVEYPILLLDEPTASLDAANRQIVVDLIKEAKANGTAVVGIFHDDEVREAVADRVIDMQSMEHAA, encoded by the coding sequence ATGACTGTCATGATCGATGTACAAAACGCGTGTAAAAATTTCGTATTACATAACCAAAATGGAACCACTATTTCTGTTTTCGAAAATCTGTCTCTACAAGTTCACGCAGGAGAATGCGTTGCACTTTACGGGCAATCCGGTGCGGGTAAATCCACACTGCTTCGCTCGTTATACGCAAACTACAAACCAATTTCCGGTGCAATAAACATTCGCCATCGTGAACAAATGATCGACATAGTCTCTGCGCCTCCACGAAAAGTGCTGGAAATGCGAAAGCACTCTATCGGATATGTAAGCCAGTTTTTACGGGTTATCCCCCGCGTTTCTGCTGTAAATATTGTAGCAGGCGCACGAAAAGAACTTACGGGGAACATGGACGATGCTTTGGAAAAAGCAGGCACTTTGCTCAAACGGCTGAATATTCCTGAACGCTTGTGGAATGTTGCACCAGCAACCTTTTCCGGCGGGGAACAGCAACGAGTGAACATAGCACGAGGCTTTGCGGTAGAGTATCCGATCCTTTTACTAGATGAACCGACAGCATCGCTGGATGCTGCAAACAGGCAGATTGTAGTGGACTTGATTAAAGAAGCCAAAGCGAACGGTACAGCCGTTGTGGGTATTTTCCATGACGACGAAGTGCGCGAAGCTGTGGCAGACCGTGTGATTGACATGCAATCTATGGAGCACGCTGCATGA
- a CDS encoding alpha-D-ribose 1-methylphosphonate 5-triphosphate diphosphatase, with protein sequence MTQEVIFTNAQVVTPQETIFGTVVVRDEVIVAIDEGKSNVGSTCECESSLVRDVQGDYLIPGLIEMHTDHLETQFQPRPGVLWPSSLAALVAHDTQVVGSGITTVLDSICCGQLNEGKMRHTLLDMSISAIRDARTKDILRADHQIHLRCEICDPHVMEMFEPYVNEENLRLVSLMDHTPGQRQFCDYIKYREYYKCLDWSDEQFQTLVTQLKDEQESNAAKNRAILLAMCHRRNIPMASHDDTTVEHVEEAVREGLTISEFPTTLEAARKAREEGLGIVMGAPNVVRGGSHSGNVSARELAEEGLLDILSSDYVPASLLHGAFMLNETLDIPLHEALATVTSNPARLLNLDDRGELSVGKRADIVRVKSIDSVPVVRTVWRGGKRLL encoded by the coding sequence ATGACACAAGAAGTAATTTTCACCAACGCCCAAGTGGTTACTCCGCAGGAAACCATCTTCGGCACCGTGGTTGTCCGAGACGAAGTTATCGTTGCCATCGACGAAGGTAAATCCAACGTCGGCAGCACCTGTGAATGCGAAAGCAGTCTCGTACGCGATGTACAGGGGGATTATCTTATCCCCGGATTAATTGAGATGCATACAGACCATCTGGAAACCCAGTTTCAACCCCGCCCGGGGGTACTGTGGCCTTCCTCTCTTGCGGCACTTGTAGCCCACGACACGCAAGTTGTGGGTTCCGGCATTACAACAGTGCTGGACTCAATCTGCTGCGGCCAACTGAACGAAGGCAAAATGCGACATACGCTTCTCGACATGTCCATTTCTGCCATTCGGGATGCTCGCACAAAGGATATTCTTCGCGCAGACCATCAAATCCACCTGCGCTGCGAAATTTGCGACCCGCACGTTATGGAAATGTTTGAGCCATACGTGAACGAGGAAAATTTGCGCCTTGTATCACTTATGGATCACACTCCGGGACAACGTCAGTTCTGCGACTACATCAAGTACCGCGAATACTACAAATGCCTCGACTGGAGTGATGAACAGTTCCAGACGCTAGTTACCCAGTTAAAGGACGAGCAGGAAAGCAACGCAGCAAAAAACCGCGCCATACTTCTTGCCATGTGCCACCGCCGTAATATTCCAATGGCAAGCCACGACGATACTACGGTAGAACATGTAGAAGAAGCTGTTCGCGAAGGGCTGACAATTTCCGAATTCCCTACGACGCTGGAAGCAGCGCGCAAAGCACGTGAGGAAGGGTTAGGAATCGTCATGGGCGCACCGAACGTCGTGCGCGGCGGCTCCCATTCCGGTAATGTCTCTGCACGAGAACTTGCTGAAGAAGGATTGCTGGACATCCTCTCCTCTGACTATGTCCCCGCAAGCCTGCTTCACGGTGCTTTCATGCTCAACGAGACACTGGACATCCCGCTGCACGAGGCGCTTGCCACGGTTACCAGTAATCCGGCTCGCCTGCTTAATCTCGATGACAGAGGCGAACTTTCTGTTGGAAAACGTGCAGACATTGTACGTGTAAAATCTATAGACTCGGTACCTGTCGTACGCACCGTATGGCGCGGCGGCAAACGCCTTTTATAA
- a CDS encoding DUF1045 domain-containing protein: MTARYAIYYTPPRNSLLESAGALWLGRTALRYGQIPKEIPEGFFKQEYYQIIESPRWYGFHGTIRAPFELAENCTPEQFTKDVKQICADHAPFAFSGLAINCFGGFLALTPTAGYLELVKLHSDLVRKLDDLRAPLASFDLKRHLDKKLSERQERLLRRFGYPFVLEEYRFHMTLTGTIDDRVRRAYKEKLEHILNPYLTQPVPVNEVTIYMQPDRKTPFVEYARVPLTGVSEE; the protein is encoded by the coding sequence ATGACTGCCCGTTACGCAATCTACTACACTCCTCCGCGTAATTCGCTTTTAGAATCAGCAGGAGCTCTCTGGCTGGGGCGCACAGCACTCCGTTATGGACAAATTCCCAAGGAAATCCCTGAAGGATTTTTCAAACAAGAATATTATCAAATTATTGAATCTCCACGCTGGTACGGTTTTCACGGAACAATACGTGCTCCGTTTGAACTCGCAGAAAATTGCACGCCTGAGCAATTTACAAAGGACGTTAAACAGATCTGCGCCGACCATGCACCCTTTGCCTTTTCCGGCCTTGCTATAAACTGTTTTGGTGGATTTTTAGCCCTCACTCCTACTGCTGGATATCTTGAACTTGTAAAACTTCACTCAGACCTAGTTCGCAAGCTCGACGATCTACGCGCTCCACTCGCTAGCTTCGATCTGAAACGGCATCTTGATAAAAAATTATCTGAGCGGCAGGAACGGCTCTTACGTCGTTTCGGCTACCCTTTTGTGCTGGAAGAATATCGATTCCACATGACCCTCACCGGCACAATCGACGACAGGGTACGACGCGCCTACAAAGAAAAACTTGAACACATACTTAATCCATATCTCACTCAACCGGTTCCCGTAAACGAGGTTACCATTTACATGCAGCCAGATAGAAAGACCCCGTTTGTAGAATACGCACGCGTTCCATTAACTGGAGTAAGTGAGGAATAA
- the phnN gene encoding phosphonate metabolism protein/1,5-bisphosphokinase (PRPP-forming) PhnN — MAGTLFYLMGPSGVGKDTLLNTLRSRLEDKPVIVAHRYITRPVTPTGENHVALSKKEFHRMLLANSFALHWHSHERNYGIGIEINNWLTQDISVVINGSRAYLPQAREEYPALQPVLITAPEDIIAERLYRRERETEAEIIQRLRQNTELNATCSAGSDSGRQTAIVMNDSTIESAVDQLHTIICNEKLPQTA; from the coding sequence ATGGCAGGTACACTTTTTTATCTTATGGGACCTTCCGGAGTCGGCAAGGATACGCTTCTCAACACACTTCGTTCACGTTTAGAAGACAAGCCGGTTATCGTGGCACATAGATACATTACCCGCCCTGTCACACCTACTGGCGAAAACCATGTGGCGCTTTCCAAAAAAGAATTTCACCGCATGTTGCTTGCAAACAGCTTTGCCCTGCACTGGCACAGCCACGAACGTAATTACGGCATCGGGATAGAAATCAACAACTGGCTGACTCAGGACATCTCTGTCGTTATCAACGGTTCCCGCGCCTATCTTCCTCAAGCACGCGAAGAGTACCCTGCACTGCAACCAGTGCTCATTACCGCACCGGAAGATATTATCGCAGAACGTCTCTACAGGCGGGAGCGCGAAACAGAAGCAGAAATCATTCAACGGTTGCGTCAAAACACAGAGCTAAATGCCACCTGTTCCGCTGGTTCCGACAGTGGACGGCAAACCGCCATTGTCATGAACGACAGCACCATTGAATCGGCTGTTGACCAACTGCACACAATTATCTGCAACGAAAAACTCCCCCAAACCGCATAA